GGCAGAGTGGGCAGATGGActcagctcagggctgggagtcaggactcctgggttctgtttcttgcTCTGATGCTGGCTCACTGTGGGGCCTTCGTGGTCAGCCCTttccctgggcctcagtttccccatctgacgGGCCTGACAATAGCCCCTCCCTCTCTGCACTCACCTAGGCCTGCCCCACTGTCACTGGTCTCTGCACAGGGGTTAGACATAGTGACTCCTGCCCGGGGCAGTGCCCCGTCAGCCCCACGGGAGGTGTCATGGAGCCGCTGGGGGAGAGGTGCTGGTGTCTGTGTCCTGCCCCCGTTCCCCGCTGGAGGTGCGATGCAGGTAGTGCCTCTTCCCgggagagtggggctgggggtggagcagaggtggcTTTGCCTGAGCCCAGCATGGGGGGAGCCAGGCCCTGTCAGGGGATGGGTGAGgctgggttgggggttctgagccGGCCCTGCCTCTCCCCGCAGACGGCGCTGCACTGGGCGGCCAAACACGGCAAGGAGGACATGGCCTCGCTGCTGGTGGCTGCAGGTGCTGATGTCAACATGCGAGCGGTGAGTCCCGGCAGACGAGGGGAGGCAGGCGGGCTCGGGGCCCTGTGCAGGGCTGGCACTGgaggggctccagccccaggcagcaggtcCCAGTAGGGGctctgccagccccagcccctggcctcCCAGCATCCCTGAGTGGGGGCCAGAGGGTGGGGTCCCTGGCCTGGGAagccctggggggtggagggggctgtgAGCAGCGAGGGAGGGGGGCAATCCATACATGCCTGGCCCTAATGGgttctcctcttccctccccatgctGCTGGCCCTTTGCTCGGACCCAGCACGTGAGTACCTGCCTGCCGTGTGCCCAGCTGCTGGGCGGGTGGGAGGAGCCGAGGGCACGCGGGGCTGCCGGGGGCTTGCCAGGACACCATTGCTGGCGATGGCCCCagagggctgcagcctgagctcaggTGGGATGGGCCATGTCGGGAGAGGGGTGGCGGCTGGGGCCCAGCTGCACTGGGAGCATGGCACTGCGTGTGCCGGGCGTGTAGGGTTACCTGGAAGGGGTCCTGGAGCTCTGTACTAAGCCTGtgctctcttctcccctcccccacccacacagggCGTGAGTATGCAGGTGCCCGGGAAGGACAGACGGACAGACCTCGCAGCAGGCTCCTCAGGACAGATTAGGCAGTGGCTCTGGTGCCCAGGGGCGGGGTGATAGTTGGTGGAGCAGGACTGGATGCTGGGGGGGTCTCATTGGGAAGGAT
This sequence is a window from Eretmochelys imbricata isolate rEreImb1 chromosome 13, rEreImb1.hap1, whole genome shotgun sequence. Protein-coding genes within it:
- the LOC144273342 gene encoding uncharacterized protein LOC144273342 isoform X3, encoding MEPLGERCWCLCPAPVPRWRCDAGSASSRESGAGGGAEVALPEPSMGGARPCQGMGEAGLGVLSRPCLSPQTALHWAAKHGKEDMASLLVAAGADVNMRAGVSMQVPGKDRRTDLAAGSSGQIRQWLWATPPCTLPHCMGTARSWTCSSGATVPSRTCGITAGTWPGTT